The Halobacterium sp. R2-5 DNA segment GTGGCTGCTCGGGTATGGGGCTGACCGTGACGTCGCGATATTTAATTTCCTCACAGGAATAATAACATTCTTGATTGTCATCTGGTGGGCCTTCGGAGGCGATGCATCCGACGGGACACCGTTCAACGCGGCGGGAACGATGTTGTTCTCGTTCACCTACCTGTGGATCGGGGCGAACGCGATTCGCGGCGTCGAGGATCAGCGTTCCTTCGGCTGGTATTGCTTTTTCGTCGCGTTGACCGCTGTCCCAACCGGGTATCTGGTCTTGCTCGGGGGCGATATCGGACTCACTGGACTGTGGTGGTTGTGGGCCGTCCTCTGGGCTTCCTTCTTCGTCCTCCTCGGACTCCAGCGTGACGGCCTCACCGTTCCGGTCGGCTGGTTCACCGCAGCAACCGGTGTCGCCACTGCTGTTGGCGGCTATCTGATGGCAGCCGGGCTCTGGCCGTGGGCATAAGATAAGTAACACGTCCAAAATTGTTAAGTAGATATAATATTAAATTAATCATGGGTGTCTACCACCCGCGATACCAATGCCCGAAGTAAAATTCGAGGTCGACGTTGACAGCCCGCCCGACGAACAACCCGGAGCCAATCCCTTCAACCGCTGGCACCCTGACATCCCCGCTGTCGTCGAAGTCGACGACGGTGAGACCGCTCGCCTCGAAGCCCTCGACTGGACCGGCGGCCAGATTACCGACAACGACGACCCGAACGAAGTACGGGACGTCGACCTCAGCCAGGTTCACTACCTGGCCGGCCCGGTTCACGTCAACGGCGCCGAACCCGGCGACCTCCTGAAAGTCGAGTTCCTCGACATGGGGCCGCTCAACGGTCGCTCCGAGTTCGGCTTCACCGGCACCTTCTCACAGCAGAACGGTGGCGGTTTCCTCACCGACCACTTCCCGAACGCCGCCAAGTCCATCTGGGAAATCGACGGCTACACGGTTTCCTCCAGACACGTCCCCGACGTTCGCTACGAGGGGAAGATCCACCCCGGACTGGCAGGGTGTGCGCCCAGCCAGGAGCTCCTAGAGGAGTGGAACGAACGGGAACAGGAACTCATCGACAAGTTCGAAGAGGACCCCGAGTCCATTCCCAACCACCCGACCAAAAAGTCGGAACCGGGCGTCGCAAACCCGCCGACACCGGAAGGGGCCCAGATGGGCGAGATGGACCCCGAGGAAGCCGAGGCGGCGGCCGAGGAGGCCGCCCGAACGGTCCCACCGCGCGAACACGGCGGCAACCACGACATCAAGGACCTCTCCATCGGGTCGACCGTGTACTTCCCGGTCTACGTCGAGGGCGGCAAGTTCGGCGTCGGCGACTTCCACGCTTCCCAAGGCGACGGCGAAGTCACGTTCTGTGGCGCCATCGAGATGGCCGGCTACGTCGACTGCAAGTTCGAAGTCGTCAAAAACGGGATGGAAGACCACGGCGTCACCCACCCCATCTTCGAACCGGGGCATCGCGGCCCCAACTTCGAGAACTACGTCACCTTCTGTGGCTACTCGGTTACCGAGGACGGCGAGCAGAAGTACATCGACTCGCACACGGCCTACCGCCGGGCGTGTCTACAGGCTATCGACTACCTGAAGAAATTCGGGTACACGGGCCAGCAGGCCCTGCACATCCTGGGAACGGTCCCCGTCGAAGGCCGGCAGAGCGGCGTCGTCGACGTGCCGAACGCGTGTTCGACGCTCGCGCTCCCGACCGGGGCCTTCGAGTTCGACATCTCGCCCGGGAGTCTCGGCAACGCCGAGGATCGCGGGGACCTCGTCGTCACCGACGAGCCGCTTGAATAGCCCCCATAGAAGGGCCCCACCTTTTTTGGCTCGAGAATCACGGACCGGCGCGACCGGCACTTCGGAAAGGCGTTCTGTGGGTACTGACGCTCGCTCCCCACCCAGTAGTTTTGCCACCCGTAGTACGGATATCGGGAGTGCCCAAAATGTATGTGGATTTGGGGGATTTCGAGTCCGCAGATATCTCTTCTAGTGGGGGTTGCCAAGCAGCTAACGGCATGGATTCGTGTATTCACGCCGGGTTCGAGAAACGGTGGCCTCCCTGTTGCGAACGGACAGCCGAGTTCCTCGCCGAGACGCGTCTTCGAACCCATTGGGCCTCATCGACGAACCGCCCTATTCTCGGTGGGTCGTCGAGGGGGAATTCAACGCGTCGAGAAACTGTGTCGGCCGCCACGTCCCAGCCAGACGTGGTAACGAACCAGCACTCCGGTAGGTCGACGAGAGTCGAGTGACGGCACACAATCTCACCTCGGTTCATCCCAAAGCGGTCTTCAGAGTTCCCAACGCCCCGGGACGCCATTGCGGTCGAAACACGCCATCGTATCGAGGACAGCGAGTCGCTCTGAGGAGCAACCGACACTGCCTACTCCGCTGCTCGTCGGTCAGACGACGACAGAAACGTCCGTTTCAACGGGGAGGCCGCCCACGCCTCGATCATACCTCCCCGTCTCCAGTGTGCTACACCTCGAGCGTGTCACCGACCGTAACCTCGTTGCCGACGCTTATCGTACTCCCGTAGTCGTCCTCTGGCACCTTCGTGATGAGCATGACGGTAAAGAAGTGTTCGAACTCCTCCCTCGGTGCCCAGTCCGGAAGTGTCTCCTCGCGATACTCCGCGAATCGCTGCTCGAAGTCCTCGATCGGCTCTCCAGTGTCGGGATCTCTCGAGGGAACGACGCAGCGTGCACAGGCTTCAGCACCGTCGAACCAGGCCCCGTTAATTTCGAATCCGGAGGGGTCGTCGCCGAGGAAACGGTCCTCCCAGAAGGGTGGGACACCGCCGATTTCGATATTCGGCCGGAGGCGAATCCGCGCCCCCTCCACAGTCATGTCGTCGAACCACGATGCCACTTCTTCGAGGGTCCCGGTGCTGATGACCGATGGACCCAGCTTCGGCCGGTCGATAAACGACGGCGGTTCTCGATGGCGTAGTTCGACCGGCTCTCCAACGAACTCACTGAACCATTCACTCGCGGTGTCGCGTTCGGTTCGCAGGTCGAACGTGACCTCCTCTCCGCTCTCGCGCATCGTCAAAGTGAGTTCGTGGGAGTCCGGTTCGAAGGCCGATCGCACCTCGTGAGTGTGGTCGATCTCTTTCCCGTTGAACGTCTTGCCGACCGAATCGAAGCGGTCCTCGATCACGTTGTTTTCTTCGGGGTCTAACAGCGCGTACTCTCTGTCCCCTTGGAAAGTGCCAGCGTCGTTGATGCTGATCGTTTCGACTGTCATCCGGTCCAATCCCTTGATCGGGTAGACCCAGAGGTTCTCGACGTGAGCCATCAGTACGTATTGTGGTTAGCAATATGAATAAAGATTTGTTTGAACTAGTTCGAGACGCAGTGGTTCACGGTGACCGCCTCCCTGGCGTAAACAGGGGACTTTCCACGGCACCGCGCCGCTCAGTTGGGGTATTTACCGGTTAAAACGGCGATGTTCTTTCCTCGAAGAACGATAGCAGGCGGCGCAGACGTAGCCCGGACAGCCAGGCAAAATAGGGGAGCGGGCCGACTCAGTCGTCGGCAGGCGCGTTCCCGTCGGACGGCTCGATACCGACCTCGATTTCGGCCGCGGCAGCCTTGTACTCGGGAATCTTCGCGCGCTCGTCGAGCACGTCGTTCGTCAACCGGTTCGCGGACGCCGCGGCGAAGTGCGGCGTCGTCCAGACCGAACCCTCCGTGATGTCCTCGGTAACGTGAGCTGTGACTGTGATCTCACCGCGTCGGGACGTCACCGTCACATCGTCGCCGTC contains these protein-coding regions:
- a CDS encoding AmiS/UreI family transporter, with the protein product MPLYEVLGMGLLFVGGVLFVNGLWLLGYGADRDVAIFNFLTGIITFLIVIWWAFGGDASDGTPFNAAGTMLFSFTYLWIGANAIRGVEDQRSFGWYCFFVALTAVPTGYLVLLGGDIGLTGLWWLWAVLWASFFVLLGLQRDGLTVPVGWFTAATGVATAVGGYLMAAGLWPWA
- a CDS encoding MOSC N-terminal beta barrel domain-containing protein; the protein is MAHVENLWVYPIKGLDRMTVETISINDAGTFQGDREYALLDPEENNVIEDRFDSVGKTFNGKEIDHTHEVRSAFEPDSHELTLTMRESGEEVTFDLRTERDTASEWFSEFVGEPVELRHREPPSFIDRPKLGPSVISTGTLEEVASWFDDMTVEGARIRLRPNIEIGGVPPFWEDRFLGDDPSGFEINGAWFDGAEACARCVVPSRDPDTGEPIEDFEQRFAEYREETLPDWAPREEFEHFFTVMLITKVPEDDYGSTISVGNEVTVGDTLEV
- the fmdA gene encoding formamidase, which gives rise to MPEVKFEVDVDSPPDEQPGANPFNRWHPDIPAVVEVDDGETARLEALDWTGGQITDNDDPNEVRDVDLSQVHYLAGPVHVNGAEPGDLLKVEFLDMGPLNGRSEFGFTGTFSQQNGGGFLTDHFPNAAKSIWEIDGYTVSSRHVPDVRYEGKIHPGLAGCAPSQELLEEWNEREQELIDKFEEDPESIPNHPTKKSEPGVANPPTPEGAQMGEMDPEEAEAAAEEAARTVPPREHGGNHDIKDLSIGSTVYFPVYVEGGKFGVGDFHASQGDGEVTFCGAIEMAGYVDCKFEVVKNGMEDHGVTHPIFEPGHRGPNFENYVTFCGYSVTEDGEQKYIDSHTAYRRACLQAIDYLKKFGYTGQQALHILGTVPVEGRQSGVVDVPNACSTLALPTGAFEFDISPGSLGNAEDRGDLVVTDEPLE